The following coding sequences are from one Neovison vison isolate M4711 chromosome X, ASM_NN_V1, whole genome shotgun sequence window:
- the PRR32 gene encoding LOW QUALITY PROTEIN: proline-rich protein 32 (The sequence of the model RefSeq protein was modified relative to this genomic sequence to represent the inferred CDS: inserted 1 base in 1 codon) produces the protein MACIENVLGGHGPSPNGAIADECGMRESRLEDMSLQRSSSMPKEDVEAWGHHRVLLRAPVNVLTDLSRELPSETAGACIPXHSSRAHKHPYGPPPVVTEESLATPEVNSSEGLADWRLREQDSINVSQEFSGSPPALMIGGARVSRGDTQRGGNNARLYLVLPGQGFFPSRGLQVRGPPHIPTVRSGVMMELPPGNTKMASKERLAHVSFPLGGPQHPVENWPKLLPLSSSIAGLPSHPTAHCFISPRPPSFSPFLAMPIVFAPPPIFGPTLPSYLENFPSWGMPAPALSNREQLMTKKGWGKR, from the exons ATGGCTTGTATTGAAAATGT CCTTGGTGGGCACGGCCCTTCACCTAATGGAGCAATTGCAGATGAGTGTGGGATGCGGGAGTCGCGTCTGGAAGACATGTCCCTCCAGCGTTCAAGTTCTATGCCAAAAGAAGATGTGGAGGCTTGGGGCCACCATCGCGTCCTGCTGAGAGCTCCTGTCAATGTGTTGACTGACCTGTCAAGAGAGCTCCCCTCTGAGACAGCAGGAGCTTGCATTC GTCACAGTTCCAGAGCTCACAAACACCCCTATGGGCCACCACCTGTTGTTACTGAAGAGTCCCTAGCAACACCAGAAGTAAATAGCTCTGAGGGGTTGGCAGACTGGAGGCTTAGAGAACAAGATTCTATTAATGTGTCCCAGGAATTCTCTGGCAGCCCTCCAGCACTGATGATAGGGGGGGCAAGGGTGAGCAGGGGAGACACCCAGAGAGGTGGCAATAATGCAAGGTTATACCTGGTTTTGCCAGGTCAAGGGTTCTTTCCATCCAGGGGTCTGCAAGTTAGAGGCCCCCCACACATCCCTACCGTTAGATCAGGGGTAATGATGGAGCTGCCTCCAGGAAATACAAAAATGGCCAGCAAGGAAAGGCTGGCTCATGTTTCTTTCCCACTGGGAGGCCCTCAGCACCCGGTGGAGAACTGGCCtaagcttctccctttgtcttccaGTATTGCTGGTTTACCTTCTCACCCTACTGCTCACTGCTTTATATCTCCTCGACCTCCGAGTTTCAGTCCATTTCTTGCTATGCCTATTGTTTTTGCTCCACCCCCAATATTTGGTCCTACCCTGCCttcttatttggaaaattttccttCCTGGGGCATGCCTGCTCCTGCGCTCTCAAACAGAGAACAACTGATGACAAAAAAGGGCTGGGGGAAAAGATGA